In Solenopsis invicta isolate M01_SB chromosome 6, UNIL_Sinv_3.0, whole genome shotgun sequence, the genomic window TGCGAACCATTGCAATACCTGGAAAAAACCGTTGCCGAAAGACTTGACTTTCCTTCTAACGATTCACAGAGACGATTTACGCGTATCGGCAAGTGAAATGAATACGGAATAAATTTCGCCGAACAGTATACAGTCGCGGCACACAATAAACCTGGAAATATCACAGCTCCCGTGGCTGTCACTCTTCTCGAATTTCATCGAAATTCCGCGTAACGCGATCGCGAAACGCGGAACGCGTAACTGAAAATGAAAAAGCGGAGCGATATGGGACCTAGGAAAACGACGGCTTTTCTCTGTCGCTATGATTAGCTCTTTTTTTCATCTCTCTGGATTACTCTGAAAACTGTTTACGTGTCGTTACGACCACCGGGACTTAACAGCGAACCATCAACTTGCAATCATCAGaattatagaaaagaaaactaatcattttaattaattcacaaaGAGTATTACTTTATCTAATTAAAGATGAGCCTTATTCGGTCATTCAAAACTTGATCGGCGCGCAGAGTTTGGTGAATATAAAATCTGTCTATACCATAGGTTATCGCCCGTGATCTCATCTTTAATTAGCTGTGTACATTCTCccgttattattaattattattttagcttCTTATAAGaatgaagaaaaatgttttcttgaGAATCCTTTATTGATTCTCCAATGGATCAGAATTTccgtataaaagaaaaatgcagTTACATCCTTTGGCCGATCTGATCGCCCTTGAGACTTATGCAGGGACCACAGCAGACAACGACACAAGGACAGAATACACAAATCCGTCGAGGATTTATCGCGAGTTTAAGCCTCGACGTTGAGCGCCAGTCCGACTCTGTGACCACCCCTGATGACGTTCGCGCAGTCGATGTTGAACGAGAGGATCAACGTGACGCTGTCGCTGAGCTTTTGCAGGAGGCTCGTGGCTAACTGGAGATCGGTGTTGAACTTGAATCGCAGGGTCGACTTCTCGTCGATCATGCATTTCGCTCCGGCGCCGACCGTCCACTTTTGTACGTCGCCTCGTTTCGCGTATATGCCGTTCACCGCGATGTCTAGGTCGCGCTGCACTGAAGAACAGACGCGAGGTGTTGCGATCGGTAGGACGAAAGGAGAAAGATGCattttgattaagaaaaatacatatatcgTAAACTATATTACAGACGTCGCTCTAATAACCCGCGGCTCTCGCTGATTAATGTAACTTGTTTTGTTAATTAACGTAATTAAGAGGTATGTTTCGAGAGAACAAATTTTAACCCAATTTTGAGCGAGGTCGTTGCCGTTTAGGGTATTATGTAATTTTCGCGTAATCCCACTGGTGTCAGTTTACGCTCTAAGCTTTGCTATACGTCATTATTACACGACGCCGTCACGAACTCTCTACACGCTAACGTTGCTAATTATCGCCCTCTTCACCCTCGTCCTCTGCCGATTCCGCAGAGAAAATTGATAACGCCGCCGTGACGTGAGCCGATATATGCTAAACGATTTGAATTACACGTCCGCGTTCCACCTATCTGAACACGGAGCGACAGGATCTCATTACCCTCGTCTGAACCAGACACGTTTAACCTCCTCCATTTACTTAACACGCGGGAAAGACAGCGGTAATTTAGCAGTTCGTCTCTAGTCGTCGACGACGCGATTTCGCGGCGCGAGAGGCGATGAATAAGTGGAGGGTATTACGGAGTAGACGGAAATTACTCCGTTGTCAGGGGAATGATTATTCTTCCGTCGGCGTCTCAGCGCGCGTTAACTTGCGCGAAGAGAGGTCACCTACGGGAAACCCGCGTTACCTTCACCAAAGATCCTTGGTCAGTTTTACCTTTGTACAACACGGAGAGTCCATACACGTGCGGTATACAGGTGCATCGGAAGTGCAGGTCAATGTCGGGACAACCATAAACGACACCGACGTCGTTCTTCGTCACTCTGTTCGAGGTCGCGTCGTAACCAGCTTGATAGCCCAGCAGCAGGTTACGGCATTTCAGTACCACCGAGCCGAGCAGGCTGGTGCCTGAATCCAGATCGTTAGCTGCAAACGGAAAATCCACTAATTTCGACGAACCGACACGCGATATCCTCAAATTACTCGCATGTAACTGAATACAGGAAAAAAAATACGGGGTGTTTCGATCATCATACTGCACGTTTTTCccatcaaaaaaaaaaaaccccaaaaaagaaaaatagaaaaccTATTTCTTTTATCGGAATTTAACTGAACGCTAAACTGTTTCTATATTAGAATCCCTGGAATTTAATTTACCTGTCTCTCCACCCGCGCCTATTCACATTGcgttatatttcattaaaaaattcgaaattccCTCGATGTCGTGGGCAGCGAAACGCGACAGCTGCGTGGCTGTTCACAAGCTTTCAGAAGTGTCTATATCGGTCACCATCGCGGAAACTCGTGTTTCGCGAAAATTGCCGTGACTTGTTAGTAAACATTCGGGACGCGGTTCCGCTATTGTTCCTGTGAAACTTTACGTGATATTGGAAAGGAGTTTACTCGAAGAGAAGGAATTATTTATTGAAGTTTCCCTCTATGTTACGCAACGTGTAGCGCGAGACGAGaaacaagaaagaaaattcAAGCTGAATACAAGCTCCGATCGTTTCCGCGTTtgattttatgttaaatttctttgctcatctcaagaaaaaaaaagtacatcGAGAATATCATTGCCGttacttttattgaaataattaattaaatgggAGGAAAGGGGCGAGGGTTGGAGAAACAGAGATAGAAAACTCGACGCTccagtaattttttataaccgATATTAAATATTCTGCTAACGCAAGATTTCATTATGGAAATGCTTctcatatttcataatattagaAAGTATACTGATTTTGTAAAGAGATATATACAACCCACCCTTCTTtgtatatttagtattataaatatatatattttgtgcaATATTCTAATTGTACATGTGAAAAAAGATGTCTCTTCGGTGACATAGTTTcattttgatactatttttttcgaCGAGGTCGGTGAAAGGTTTAGACTACGGTATAATTAGTCTTCTTCGTCCCTTGGGCGGGAATATACGAACACAATATATGAAGCCCTTTTATTCGTCGCACAAGCAGCGGCCAAAGCCGTTACCTtgcaaaactttataaatagaGGATGAATTTGTTACGCGAATTTTGCCGCTCGTGCTGTTTCACGAGGAAGCCCAGCAAGTTCACGAGTGTTATTGATAAAGAGATTAACATTCAAGAGAATCCGATCATACGCGAGAAGAATGCGGTTTTCGATGCGTAAAGTTAATTACTAATCTAAGTAAACTAACAGATCTCGCAGCGTGCGTTAATCCTCTCGTTGGCGAACTTGGAGCCGACCTTCACGCTTTTCGCGGCCGTTTCCGGATTGTAAGAACATTCGGAGAGCAAATCAACGCCTTTCATTAGCAGCCCGTTAAACTCGTATCCCAGGAAAAGCACTCCCTCGGTCGTCCATTTTAACAGCAGAGCTCCAGCGTTCGCCTTGTACTTCGTCTCCATTAAACCATTTAACTGTCATCAATccattatgaataaattattcaattttctacCTGGCCTTGAAACGCCAAGTACAATAATAATGAGTATTCGTTAATGTAATTCCAACGCGTTACTTCATATTGCTATTTAGATATACTTGTTATTATTCTCTCACTCTTATTTAAATCAATCATATCGTGCAATTTAACATACAAACGTTGTTTATCGAGAATTTATTAATGCtgataaactaataaatattttatagccaTTAAAATATTGCTACATAAGAGAGCGCTTCCTGCAAAACATAAAAATCCATCACTGTTTTTCGCTTTTAAAGCAACAGTTGCTGCAAGTTCGAATTCAGTGGCACGCTTATATTGTCTGCATAATTtgatgtgtaattaaatgtaaatattaccGCTTGAAGTAGTTGATTCAGCTACATTTTcacgcaaaatttttttacgaaataagCGGCGCGATCCGCATCACttgtttgcttttttttatgaataatcgacatatcgaataaataaatattgatcgATGTGCTATTAACGTAGATAAAATAACCGAAAATTCATTTTCCCATAAGAGAAGATAAGATCTGAAGAATgagagaataataatttttgacaacCTTCGAGGCTTCAAAGTTCAACGTTGTATCACTCGTTATCAGGAATCGTTTGGCAGATTCTGTTTTGACATTGAACTTGATAAGCCCTTTGCCATGATGATAACCCGTCTTAAAAACTTCCCTCGCGTTTTTCCCAAGATCTGCGAAACTCGGTGCTTCCATCGTGAATTCAGTGTgccgtaaaataaattattatcttcgTGCTACaacgataaaaattttagtcgAATACGTTATTATGGATATTATAGCAAAAGTTTCTCAATAcaattcaaacaattttaattatccaAGTAATATTCGTTACGAAATTACGAAATTACATGTTTcgaatttatacatttataatcattatgcgcttttataaattacgcgccctctataaatttacttataacCTCTTGCacattttattactatattaatattttattatattatattatattacatatagatATCTATTTTTCAATTCAATACTCTGTCTAGAGCCCCGAGGCAATCAGTTTGGTTCTCACGTTTTATCTTCGTTAGAACTTTCGGTGTCTTTcttgttttgttaagcgacttaGGACTCAGCGAATTGAAGTTGCGATGTAATTCGGACATACGCGGGGATTCTTCGACATAATGAAAACATGGTCGACGTTAATTCCTCGTCGCGAGAAATACGAGAGAAGATTACTATTGCGACTTTTGCAGAGCGGCGAGGTCGATATTTGTGTCACAAGCTTCACATTGCAaccgtcaaaaaaaaaaaaaaaaaaaaatggaacgaACTTGACCGAGGAAGAGGATATGAGGCAAAATTCAAACTGTCGACATTCTCGAAATGACATTCAGTTAAATTTCTGCGTTCACGCAAATAGAACGGGCTGAATGACGGTAATACGCGACGATTATGTCACCGAATGTGTTTCGCATCGATTAGCGAACGCGTTAGGATTCGCTGCGACCCTAATATGGCACGCGTCGCGTATTTCTGCCGCTTTTCTACCCCGTTTCGCATTTGCGAAGGATGACGAGTATATGCCATATGCCCATGCTCATGCCCATGCCGACGGCGCGCACGCCACTCCGGAAAATTTACAGAACTTTATACATCGATTTACGTCATGTAGCTCATAATTCAATCAATGAACCTGTCGACAAATCGCATCGAGATATCACGCGCAACGCAGAATCTCTTGATTAATGATGACATTTGTGGATGATGGGATTATTTATTCTCAGTGTATTAGAAATTGTCTCTCATTTGTATGTTGGAACGTATAACGCTCAGAACACTTtactgaagaaaaattaaaaaaatgactgATTAAAGATGAACCTTATTCGGTCATGCTGATATTTCTCACCGAACGAGGTCTCATCCTTAATTAAAAGTCTAGGGTTTTCAGTAATCTACATATCGGCAGTCTACATTTTCATATTATCgttgaaaatttcaatttagaaaAATCAGAATGTGAACTTGACTTCCAACGATCTCTAATCTTTCATCTTTCAGATGAAAATTTGCTTATCCGTCGAGATTGTCGATGATAGACATAGATTGTTATTTGTTACAGCCGATGCTGGCCGATACGAGACGCGGAGGTGGCGCAGCGGGAGGTGAAGAAGGTGAGATCGAAGACGGGATCGAGTATTACAGACTCCGATCTTTCTCCATAACTGCGAACGGGATTTACAACTTGGGTGATTCGTTGAAGACACGCCGCAGCAGGAGCATCAACAGCGTCACCTCCTCCACCAGCTGCAGCAGCACCCGGGAAGGTAGATTACTCAGGTGAGGGTAAACAGAATGCTGAAAGTGCACGATAAATCTCGCTTATAACATCGATCCGCTCGTTTTGGTACGCGCGGTCGGATTCCGACTTGGGATCAGAGATTTCCTCTGGAATGATATATCCTGAAAATATCCCGGAGTACTCGGCAAATAATTGCATGTATAACGCTGGATAAATGAACGACTTGTTTCGTTTCGCAGCTATGATTGTGAAATTGCAATACGCGATGCATCGAAATCCGCGTCCGTGTAATGACTGCATCCTCGATACGCTTGCAACTCGCAGCTATTAAAGAGGAGAGCCGCTGCCAGATTAAATGAAGATAATTACATTCTCTTTCGTGCTATCGCTCGCGAATAATAATAACGAGGGCTATAAAGGTGCTGCGGCTAAAGCTCAACGGCTGAACATTATAATTGGACGCTTTCGTCTCTATGGTTACctgcatataaatataatgcataaaagtataatatgtgTGACCGcgaagacagagagagaataaaaagaggagggggggaggaggagaCACTCTGGAAAATAATCTTCCACATTGTACACGTGTGGACGTGATGCTCCTCCGCATTTTCATCTCTACTTCAAGCTCAGGGGTTGTTTATTTTCTCCTTCGAGAGCATCGTCGCAAGCCGGGGTTGACGGTTTaggaaacaaagaaaaatacatcAAATGTTTTCTCTCGCATGACTTTACATAAAACATAGGTCCCTCGTGTAGACAGATACGGCTTTCTATTTATATCCATCGGGAAACAATATGCAAACagtgaaatagattttttttaacgagtgTAATGAATTAAAAGGTCTTTACGTAAGTAAAAGTAGCGATATGttatataagataattatttgacaattaaatatatttacacaattaaatATAGTACACATTTGTATCATATGCGTACATTATTTctcctttaaaatattttaaaagtatcttacagtttttttaaatggaataataTAAGATACCTGAGCTGAGTAAAGTCTAGCACTAAATAAAATCCACtcttaaatttatcatttaaaaacggtGTTTTACACTTAAAGTATACTCTTAAAAGATGtgtcataaaaattagaaaaagaagagTCGGGAAATTGGAACCGACGGCAAAGTACTTGCTCTGTGTAACAGAAATTTTGTAACGAAGTGGGtatatcgacatttttataaaaattattatatatatatatatattattttataatttatagtttataacattataatattattcaactttgtaactgtagaaaataatttatatcgattgtttgaaaaataagtataaaaataaattttttaaaaacactcGTTAAATAAAGCCAACTTACATGATCTTTGATGTGAGCTATTATTATTTGCTTATCATTTACTGTACATCAAAGAACAACTTTCATGCTGCTAACTTTCGAGAAACTGAAATTGTACCCAAATGTGTCTAGAAACTTCCAAATATCAAAAgatgaattaaaaatcaaattaaagataattgcgATGTAGAATAAACCCTAAGAAATATTGTTcctgtgattaataatcatttttaaaattgatttggaagatataatatttagaagatagttttctttgttattttcaaatttattttgtttaagtaataaatatacacgTAAGGCCTCaaattagaattacaaaaattttttatttataaatattctatggaagatatattttatgtttagtGAATGAAACAaagataattttctcatttaacttatttcaagatcttcatagaatttttaaaaaataaaattaattaaatggagTTTATTCGGCTCAggaatatcttatataatttattttaatagtattacaagattattattgttatcataaacttgaatataaattcttggaataaaataatttatttctgctaaaatttcttaatctctattaattaatgaaataattacgtGTTATATAATAGATGAactaaatataacaattaacaaataattatttacattaattactaatttatatgaaattattaggTACGGGTTTAATGCTCGTGATTCACTCTCACGAGAGAGTTTGCGTCTATCTGATTAAACACGCAGAATGCATGTGTAAGTGAAAAATTATCCGTGGGAGCTACTTTCCTTTTATGGAAGCCAAATTTGTcgaaagtatataaatttatcagcGGTTTCTATTTGGATTAATCATCCCGAATGTTCACGTTAATCTTTCTGGACGGTTATTTACGCTTGTTTGCGCTATATACTTGCGAGCAGATTCGATGCGACGTTTTCCACTTGGTCTCATCCGCGATTATCAGTAAGGTACTCGATCACTCGATTACTCGCTAACTCGTCGTACGAGCACCACGCGAAGTAATCGCGACTGCACAAGCGCTTGAAGGCGCCTTAATTGCCTACGGATAATTACACGGTGGATAGATTGCATCCTGAGTGGGCGGAGAAGCAGTCATAAAGAGATCTGTCTCTGGTCCTCATGTCACGTTAAAAGAGATTAAAGGCAACCTACATCGCGTTTAGGCCGAATTAGAATTTAGAGATAtccctctccctctttttctctctttccattTTCTACATTGCATTTACTGACACGATTTTTAATACCGTCAAATCCTCCGAGAGACCGTCCCAGACTGACGAAACATGCTACAGTGAGTAATTTCGTAGAGTGCTTCCCCAACGAGGGGCAGTCGGAAAGGATTCAGACGGATGGGAATGTGTGGCTTAAAGGTGCTACATGCGTGTGCTGACAACGcgacataatttaaattaagcTCTTTTCTGGTTTTCTCAGAAAAAAGCAGATTCGAaagaatagagagagagagagagagagagattttgtAATGTcattatatcttaaatatatgcATTACTACGCTTTCGCGTTAGCTTTTGTCTTAATGGCATTTGCCATTACGAGATTTACATTTCACGAGTCTATCCCTTTCTATATTCGTTCTCCTTCCGCTGTTTTCAAACCAATCAcatgtatttgtttaattttaaacaaacaaaaaagataaaGGAAAATATGTCTAATGCTTTTTCTccgtttgattttattttatgtaaaacgtAGATCTCCATAGGATAAACCTAGATAGTTTGTATCggttattttctcgagaaataATATGCAATACAAAGGAAACGAAGAAAGGAGAAGTTTTTCATAACAAATCAAAAGATCTTTGTGTAAATAAACACGcatcaaattttatacgtattatgtatcataattatatatgatatgaAAATATAGAAGAGCACAAAAGACAATTACATGCAACTATATATTACATagaatataatacatacaaaagGTACAACAAAATAGGTATTCCAATAACTAATGATGACGAAAGATTATTCTTTAATCTCTAAATATGAAACAGAATTGATATTTGTAGAGAAGcttatcttaattttgataaaaatgacgTGTAATCATTCTAGCGTATTTTCCCACGTAAATTACCATTATGCACAACATTTCTGCAGAATCGTGAAAAATAAAACCGCTTGATGTATAGCTCGTGATAATCGCGACGATCTTGATAAAGATCACGTCGGACgtacattttctaaataaacttcatatttaacaaaaaattgtcgACATTGTTACTTTAATGAAAGAGAACCGTTTTAATCGCACGTATCTATCGTAATGGCGACGAGTACCGTTGTAGTCGTAATTGCAAATGACCGGGATGAAGTACTGATAGAATTTCCAGAAGCAAATTCTCGCGTAATTCGTTTGAACGTAATATCTCATTCGCCGAGTTAcgcccttcttttttttctcctctttaGTTCGGCCTCGCAGCTCTCCGGCATGGAGGCAGAAGAGGAAGCTGGCGAGAAAGTGGCGACGTATAAAGTGGGCATGCTGGGCGCGTCGGAAGTCGGGAAAACTGCTCTAACTGCACAATTCACTACGAGCGACTACATTTGCGCTTACGATGCTTCTCTCGGTAAGCACACGTCTTTACATTCCTATCATTTAATCTCGATATAATTCAGCACCTCGGAAGAATTAATTCGATCTCGATTAACCGCGAAATTGGACCACGCACACAGTTCTCTAagaccacacacacacacacacacgcgcgcgcgcgattaaaACCCAGAGATCAAGAAGGAGAAATGATGATTACTTTTCTTTCACGAAGAGATAGACAGCTGTTTTCTATCGTACGGCCAACGTTCAACCGGAGGGTTTCTATCTTGGTACAGGAAATTGACGTTGTTTCCGTTTCTGTTCTCGAAAGAGGCATCCTCGGATGTTTACTCTCAGATGGACATTGCCTCTGAAATTCTGCGCATAGTAAATGATCGCCTCGCGACTATTTCGTATTTAATTATGTAGCACTCGTCGCGAGCCGTGCTGGATTGTTCACGATATCGCGCACTTCCATTAAACAGAATTAATTAATCTGCTGGGTAAAACGTTAGCGGTACATATATTTGCGCGAAACGAACATTTCTCTTAAAGCGATTTGATTGTGTCAATTAATTGTTTGATTATGCTTCCGATAAATTATTCCGCACGAATAGCGTGTTATAGTAGcagttataataaagtttttatgtgTTATTCTGAAAAAcggatataatttataattcaaaaatattatgtgcattttacaaaagaattatCGCTCAAATgttcagaatattttataatttgtaacagCAAGATTTTAAGATAGGGACGAAATCTTATAATCTGAATGCACACAGttatacttttacatattttctacCGTTTTTATAGCtctaagtaaaatattaatataataattcttaaaatagaGGAGAGTTGCGTACtactcaagtttttttttattatattttccatttgatGATTTCCAATTACCGATTTGTACACAAATAAGAGTTAAAAATTGTAGCttgatattttatgtatctattactacaatgtttaatcttttaccaa contains:
- the LOC120356788 gene encoding voltage-dependent anion-selective channel protein 2-like, with the protein product MEAPSFADLGKNAREVFKTGYHHGKGLIKFNVKTESAKRFLITSDTTLNFEASKLNGLMETKYKANAGALLLKWTTEGVLFLGYEFNGLLMKGVDLLSECSYNPETAAKSVKVGSKFANERINARCEIC